The sequence CTGTGCACGTCCACCGCCGCCGAGGCGCTGAAGGAATCCTTCGGCTGCGACGGGCAGCCGGGCAGCTACGACGACATCGACCATGCGGACGTGATCGCCCTGTTCGGGCACAACATCGCCGAGAACCGCCCGTGGCGGGTCATGCACATTGAGCCGGGCGTTAGGCATCGGAACGCTCGGCTGACTGAAACTGCGGACGCCTGCTGGCGTCACCCCGTTACGCGGACAACAGCCCCACGGAGATCACTCGTCTTCGTATTCGTCTTCTGTTTCGTCCTCGGAGTATTCGTCCTCCGGAGCCTCTTCCCCTTCTTCGGGTTCTTCGTCCTCCGGCGCCTCTTCCCCTTCTTCGGGTTCTTCGTCCTCGTACTCGGCTTCTTCCTCTTCCAGTGCCTCTTCGTGAGTGCGCACCACCTCGCCCTGGCGGATCTCGCCGCGCCAGCCGTCGGCGTCCTCGTCCGAGAGAGTGACGTAGCGCTGGAAGTGTTTGGCGTCGAGCCGGAGTCGGCGGCCCTGGGCGCGCCAGAGGTTGCCGGTTTTCTCGAAGAAGCCCGAAGGGTAGTACTCGACGACGAGCACGATGTGCGTGAGCGTGGGCGTGATTTCGTGGAAGCTGACGCAGCCTCGGGTGCTGCCTTTGGCGCCGTCCGAAGTCCACATGATGCGCTCGTCCGGGATCTGTTCTTGGATGGTGGCCTTCCAGGAACGGGTGGACGGACCCACCTTTACCTTCCAGTCACTGCTGGTTTCGTCACCTTGTGACACGCTGCGCACGCCTTTGGTGAAGGAGCTGAACTTCTCGAACCGGGTCCAGTGGTCGTAGGCGACGCGTACGGGGACGCCCACATCCAGGTGCTCGATGATGGTCGTGACCTTGGGATTACCGGACTTTCTACCCTTGCCGCCGCCGAACAGGCTCGAAACCTTCTCGGCCGCGCTGTCCTTGATGTCTTTCGCCTTCTCGCCGATCAGGGCCTTGAGAGGCGAGTCCCCCTGGAGTACGCGGGCGCCGACTTTGGGGAGCACGCCGCCGTTCTCAGCCACGTCCAGCAACTGGTCGGTGAGGCCTTCCACTTTGTCGCCCGCCAGGTCCGCGAGATGCTCGACCTGCGCACCGGCGTAGCCGACGAGTTCGTCACGCAACCGGTCGAGGCCGGAGGGTTCGTCCCGCCCGGTCTTCTGTGCCGTCCTGGCCATGGCCTACCTCCGCCGCGTGGTGGACGCCCTTTTGGCCGTCGTCTTCTTCGGGGCACTCTTCCTGGGGGCGGTTTTCTTCGCCGCGGTTTTCCTGGCCGGAGCCGCTTTTTTCGTGGTCGTCTTCTTCGCCGGCTGTGCCTTCTTGGCGGTGGTCTTACGCGCCGGCGCCTTTCGCGGCTTGGCTGTGCGGCGGTGGCCGCCCGGCTCCTCCTGGGCGTCTTCAGCCCCGTGGCCGGGACGCCGACGCTTGGAGGTGGGCCTCTTGGCCCGGGGCTGTTCTTCTTCTTCCGGCTCTTCTTCGCCGGGTTCCTCTTCTTCCTCGTCCTCCCCCTCTACCTCCTCGTACTCTTCTTCGGCCTCTGGCTCGTACTCTTCTTCCTCGCCTTCCTCTTGCCTCTCGCTTCCGATGCGTGCGGTCCGCTCGTGCAAAGCGTCCGCGAGGTCGCCGAGTTTGCGGTCGGCAGCTGCCGCGAGGGCCTTGCGGCCCGCGTCCTTGAATTCGCCGCGCACCTGCTCGTTGAGGTCGGCGACCTGGGGGATCTCCTGGAGCTTGCGGAGCCCGTCACTGAGCAGTTGCTGGGGTTCCAGGCCGAAACGGCGGCCCGCGAGATAGGTGGCCACTCCGAAGGCGAGTCGCCCCTTCTTGGCCCGGCCGAGCACGTAGCCGCCGGCGAGTGCGGCAGCGAGAGCGATCTTCGTTGAATCGTTCATCGATCAATCCCTCCGGCGATCCGCTGCGCGGTCGCACGGCGGCGCGCGGCCGCCGGCGGCCCGTCGCGGCATTCTTCCAAGGTGCATATGGTGAAATAATACATTTGAGTGATGGGGGGTGCCGCTCCAACAACGGAGTTGGAACATGCCCGCCTCAGACAAAGACAGCACGGGGAGTGGCAGGCGCCCCTCCCGCAGTGACGACACCACACGCCGCACCGGGCACATCCGGAAATCCGCCCAGCACTCGGCGGCCTGGGCCATGCGTTCCGCCGCCCGGCAACTGGAGGAACTCCTCGGACGCGCCCCCGAGTCGGTTTCGGCAATCAAGCCGACCGAGGAGGGATGGGAGGCGGATGTCGAGGTACTCGAGCTGGAGCGAGTCCCCGAGACCACCAGCGTGCTCGGCACCTACCACGTCAGGCTGGACGCGGAGGGCGAACTGCTGGCGTACGAACGGACCCGCCGTTACACGCGCGGTCAGATCGACCGGCGTCGCTGATTCATGCACGAGGGGGTGGTGAAGGGAGGCGCCATGACTATGGTGCCGCAGGGCGAAAGCAGCCTCTCGCGTGGTAGCACGAGCAGCCTGTACGACGTCCTGGACCTGATTCTGGACCGCGGCCTCGTCATAGATGTCTTCGTCCGTGTGTCCCTCGTCGGTATCGAGATACTCAAGATCGACGCCCGCATTGTCGTCGCCAGTGTGGACACCTACCTTCGCTTCGCCGAGGCCTGCAACCGCCTCGACCTCGAAGCAGGTAGCAAGCAGCCCGCCCGGCTCACCGATCTCGTCGGCGAGATCACCGAAGGCGGGGCGGAGGGCAAGTCCAAGGGAGCTTTGACCGGCGCCGTCGAGGCCGTCAAGGACACCCTGACAGGTGACGGCGGTGAAGAGGATGCCGCGGCTGAAGACGAGGAGGACTATGAGGACGGCGAAGGTGAACAGGAGGAGCCCGAATACGAGGAGGAGCCCCGGCAGCAGCGCCGTCGACAGGCCAGGCGGGCTTCCCGGCGGCAGAGGGAGTGACCATGGCCGTCTACGTCTACTCCATCACCTCGAAGGACCACCCGATGCCTCTGGACGACGTCCACGGCGTCGGCGAGCCTCCCAGCTCACTGCGCACAGTGACAAACGGATCGCTGTGTGCGGTCGTCAGCGACGCGCCCGAGGAGCTGCGTGCCAGGCGGCGTGATGTGCTTGCTCACCAGGAAGTCCAGGAGCGGCTGATGGCCGAGGGTGCCGTGCTGCCGCTGCAGTTCGGCATGACGGCCGAGAGTGACGAAGCTGTACGCGCAGCCCTGGAGGACAGGGCCGACGAGTACCGGGAACGGCTGCGAAGCCTGGAAGGCGTCAGGGAGTACAACCTGAAGGTCTCCTGGGAGGAAGGGGCGCTGCTGCGCCGGATCCTGCTGGAGTCCGAGG comes from Streptomyces sp. FXJ1.172 and encodes:
- a CDS encoding GvpL/GvpF family gas vesicle protein; translation: MAVYVYSITSKDHPMPLDDVHGVGEPPSSLRTVTNGSLCAVVSDAPEELRARRRDVLAHQEVQERLMAEGAVLPLQFGMTAESDEAVRAALEDRADEYRERLRSLEGVREYNLKVSWEEGALLRRILLESEEARELNAATRGGNGTPQMSLALGELVAQEAEVRQQALATGIVEALRPYARDETLSPPGGRDFLNISFLVPADEEEMFQATGSRLANQLGEECEVRLRGPLPPYSFV
- a CDS encoding gas vesicle protein GvpO translates to MPASDKDSTGSGRRPSRSDDTTRRTGHIRKSAQHSAAWAMRSAARQLEELLGRAPESVSAIKPTEEGWEADVEVLELERVPETTSVLGTYHVRLDAEGELLAYERTRRYTRGQIDRRR
- a CDS encoding SRPBCC family protein, with product MARTAQKTGRDEPSGLDRLRDELVGYAGAQVEHLADLAGDKVEGLTDQLLDVAENGGVLPKVGARVLQGDSPLKALIGEKAKDIKDSAAEKVSSLFGGGKGRKSGNPKVTTIIEHLDVGVPVRVAYDHWTRFEKFSSFTKGVRSVSQGDETSSDWKVKVGPSTRSWKATIQEQIPDERIMWTSDGAKGSTRGCVSFHEITPTLTHIVLVVEYYPSGFFEKTGNLWRAQGRRLRLDAKHFQRYVTLSDEDADGWRGEIRQGEVVRTHEEALEEEEAEYEDEEPEEGEEAPEDEEPEEGEEAPEDEYSEDETEDEYEDE
- the gvpJ gene encoding gas vesicle protein GvpJ, which encodes MTMVPQGESSLSRGSTSSLYDVLDLILDRGLVIDVFVRVSLVGIEILKIDARIVVASVDTYLRFAEACNRLDLEAGSKQPARLTDLVGEITEGGAEGKSKGALTGAVEAVKDTLTGDGGEEDAAAEDEEDYEDGEGEQEEPEYEEEPRQQRRRQARRASRRQRE